Within the Nitrospinaceae bacterium genome, the region ATAGGAGCGAGTATTTGAACACAGGTGCCCGGCATCATTTCCATGACCCGGGAAACCATTTGCTCCATCTTGAGGGCGTTCATCGGCTCCCCACAAGAGGGACAATGTGGAGAGCCCACTCGCGCATAGAGCAAGCGAATGTGATCATAAATTTCTGTGACAGTACCTACTGTTGAGCGTGGATTCTTACTTACGGTTTTCTGCTCAATCGCAATGGTGGGCGAGAGACCCTCAATAGAATCAATATCGGGTTTGTCGACTTGGTCCATGAACTGCCTGGCATAGGCCGAAAGAGATTCGACGTAACGACGCTGCCCCTCGGCGTAGAGCGTGTCGAAGGCAAGGCTACTCTTTCCCGAGCCGCTAAGACCTGTGACGACGACGAGTTTGTCCCTCGGAATTTCGAGGTTCAAATCTTTGAGATTATGCTCTCGGGCGCCACGCACAATGATTTTTCGCTCTCGGCGAGGGCGGCGATTCGAGGGGGACATCTAACTCTCCGGATATAACAAATGGGCGTAAACAAGAGCGCTCGATTAAACAGCCAAGCATCATAACACGGGCAGTGTATTTTCGCAGGAAATGGCTAATACCAGACAAGACCGCCTGAGACGTTGATATCCTGTCCAGTGACATTCGCCCCATCGTCCGAGGCGAGAAAAACACAGATGCCAGCATGATCCTCAGGAAGGACAAATCGTTTAAGAGCAGCAGGCGCCGTAAACGTGGTGGCGGCGTCCTCGATTGATATTTTCTCGGCGATAGCCATTTCCCGGCAGACACGATCAATGCGCGGACCCTCGGTCGAGCCGGGGCAAATCACGTTGGCCGTAATCCCGAAATCACCCACCTCGAAGGCAAGTGTTCGGGTAAATCCGACAAGGGCCATTTTTGCCGCTGCGTAGGGCATCCTACCGGGTAGCGGGCGCTTTCCCGTAACGGAGCCCACGTTAATAATTGTGCCAGAGCGATTCTTTTTCATGGCGGGAAGAGCCGCCTGGGTCAACAAAAAAACGCCGGTCATGTTGACAGACATACACTCATCCCACTCTTGGCGAGAAATCTCCTCGCACCGCTTTGTGGGGCCGATGATGCCAGAATTATTGACAAGAATGTCTATCGCGCCCCATTCGGCAAGCGTTTTTTCTATCAGATTCACCAAAGATTTTTTGTCAGCGAGGTCCGCAGGGATGACGAGGCTACTTCCGCCCGCCGCTGCAATTAATTTCGAGGTTTTCTGGAGGTTGGGTTCGTTTCGAGCGGTGAGAACCACCCGCGCTCCCTCGGCGGCCATGCGGCAGGCAATCACCCGACCGATTCCCTGGCTCGCCCCGGTGACGAGGGCGATCTTATCTTTCAGGCGCAATGGCAACTCCCCGCCCTATTCGAACTGGCGGCAAATCACGCCCCGCCCCAGAAAATACTAATACCAGCAAAGCCCCGCCGTTACGTTGATGTCCTGGCCGGTCATGTGGCGCCCCTCCTCGGAGCACAGGAAAACACACATATTGGCCGTATCCTCGGGAAGAACCAGCGTGTTGAGGGCGCCCGTGAAATTACTCTCGGCTTGTTCAAGGGAGATCCCCAGCGCCTTCGACTCATTAGCAATAACGCGGCGAATTCTTTCTCCCTCAGTGGCGCCCGGACATACCGTGTTCACGGTGACGCCGAACTCGCCCACCTCGAAGGCAAGGGTGCGCGTCAAGCCGATGACAGCCATCTTCGAGGCCGCGTAGGGAGAACGGTGGACCAGGGGCCGCTTCCCGGTCATCGAGCTGATGTTAACAATGCGCCCCGAGCGTTTTTCCTTCATGACAGGAATGGCGTGTTTGCAACAAAGAAACATTCCCGTCACATTCACCTCAAAGCACTCCTCCCACTCCTTGACGGAAATATCCTCAACCGCCTTCATAGGTCCGGCGACACCCGAATTATTGATCAGGATGTCGACCCCCCCGAAATGAGAGATGGTTTCTTTTATTAATTTTTCAACGGAAGCTTCATCCGTGATGTCGGTGGGAATCATATGAGAGATACCGCCTTCATCGGCAATCAGCTTCGCGGTTTCCTCAAGGTTGCTCTCGGAGCGGGCGGCGAGAACTGTCCTCGCCCCCTCGCGGGCCATTACCTGAGCAATGACCTGCCCAATACCCTGACTGGCGCCGGTGACAATAGCCACCTTACCTTTAAGTCGCATGACACCCTCTCCCATCGGGAAAACTATCCGCCCAGATCCACACCCGGAAACCAGTATCCAAGCTCGAAGGCCGCCGTATCCGGGGCATCAGAGCCATGCGTGGAGTTGCGCTCAATACTCTCGCCCAACTCTTTGCGTATAGTTCCCTCGGCGGCCTCCTCGGGGTTGGTCGCTCCCATCACATCGCGCCAATGTTTGATAGCGTTGTCCCGCTCAAGCGCCAGAACAACAGTCTGCCCTGAGGACATAAAACCTGTCAGGTCGCCAAAAAACGGGCGCTCCCGGTGAACATTGTAGAAACCCTCAGCCTGCGACTTCGTCATCGAGACCAGACGCATACCCAAAATACGAAATCCTTCCGCCTCAATCCGGGAGACAATTTTTCCGGCAATTCCACGCTCAGTGGCATCAGGCTTGATCATCGCGAATGTACGTTCCATTTTAAAAACTACCCCTCAAAAGATGTAAAAAAATTATAAACTTAAAAGCGCATTACGCCTTACCAAGCGCCCTGGCCATGGTGATGCCCATATCTCCAGGGCTCTTGGAAACGTGGATTCCGCACTCATCCATTACGCGCATTTTCTCGGCGGCCGTTCCCTCTCCACCAGAGATAATTGCGCCCGCATGTCCCATACGGCGGCCAGGAGGAGCCGTCTGCCCCGCGATAAAACCTACCATTGGCTTCGTAACATTCTCCTTGGCCCAACGCGCCGCATCCGATTCAGCAGACCCGCCTATCTCGCCGATCATGATAATAGCCTCGGTCTCTGGGTCCGCCTCAAAACGCTCAAGGAGTTCTATGTACATGGTCCCGATAATTGGATCCCCGCCAATACCCACGCAAGTAGTTTGCCCGAGTCCCTGCTCGGTCAACTGCGCCACAACTTCGTAGGTAAGCGTGCCACTTTTCGAAATAACGCCGATGGTTCCTTTTTTATGGATGTGCCCCGGCATAATTCCCATCTTGCACTCATCGGGAGAAATAATTCCCGGACAATTTGGGCCAATCAAAACATTGTCCTTACCCTGACGGTGCCGATGAACATTGACCATATCACGCACCGGAATCCCCTCAGTGACACAGACAACGATGGGAACGTCCGCATCCAGAGACTCTACAATCGCATCAGCAGCAAATGGCGGCGGCACAAAAATCAACGACGCATTCGCGCCCGTTTCCGCCACAGCCTCCACCACTGTATTAAATACCGGAATGCCGTCAGCCATTTGACCACCCTTACCGGGCGTCACACCAGCGACTACCGCCCCACCACCACCAGCAAATTCTTGGCTGTAATTTTGACATTGCCCTGCATGAAATCCGCCCTCTCGTCCGGTGATACCCTGAACGAGAACACGCGTGTCTTTGTTAATGAGAATGGTCAACGAATCTCTCCCTTACCGTTTAAGGGCCGCCACCACTTTTTCAGCGGAGTCGGCCATTCCATTACCTACAGTAAAGTCCAGACCAGAATTTTCAAGAATCTCCCGGCCCTTCTCGACGTTCGTTCCCTCCATCCGAATTACAATGGGAACATTGACATTCACCGTTTTCACTGCCTCGACCACGCCTTCGGCAAGCACATCACAGCGAAGAATACCGCCGAAGATGTTAATAAAAACGGCTTTCACATCATCGTCGTCCATCAAGATGCGAAAAGCATTCTCTACCATCTCCTTATTTGCACCACCGCCGACATCGAGGAAATTCGCGGGGGAAGAACCGCTCAGCTTGATAATGTCCATGGTCGCCATCGCGAGCCCCGCGCCATTAACCATGCATGCAACTTCCCCGTCGAGTTTGATGTAGTTGAGATTATATTTTGACGCCTCGACCTCAAGAGGGTCTTCCTCATCGGTGTCGCGCATTTCACCAACATCTTTGTGTCGATAAATGGCGTTGTCATCAAAGTTTACTTTTGCATCGAGAGCGAATACTCGACCGTCCTTCGTCTGAACAAGGGGATTAATCTCGACAAGAGAGCAGTCCATCTCATCGTAGAACTTATAAAGATTCGTCACGAATTTCGCGCCGTCTTTTGCCTGATCACCCTCAAGGCCAAGGCCGTAGGCAACGCGGCGAGCTGTCGAAGGCCATACTCCGATGGCCGGATCGATCTGAACCTTGAGAAGTTTATCGGGGGTATTGGCGGCTACCTCTTCGATATCCATGCCGCCCTCGGTGCTCGCCATTATCGTTGGTCGCCCCGTAGCGCGATCCAGAACAATGCTCACATAAAGCTCGTTGGCTATTTCGCTGGCCTCCTCGACAAGCACCTTTTTAACAAAGCGGCCCTCTGGCCCTGTTTGGTGCGTCACCAACGTCATCCCAAGTATTTCGGAAGCAACTTTTTTCGCCTCGGCCGGGTCTTTGGCAAGCTTGACGCCACCGCCCTTTCCACGCCCACCGGCATGAATTTGCGCCTTAACGATCACTGTTCCACCCAATTCCTTAGCAATGGCTTCGGCTTCCTCAGGCGTACTCGCCACCTTCCCGCCAGGAACCGTCACACCGTACTTTTTAAAAAGCTCTTTACCTTGATACTCGTGGATATTCATCCAGAATCTCCAATTCAGAGAATAGACTCAAAGATTCGACCCATTTTCACCGGTCATCACTCTTGGGGCCTGCCTCGAGAATACGAGGCGCTAAAATGTCCATTCGGCAGTTCGTAATCGGCCCAGCCCACCTCACAATTTATCGTTGCGGTGGTCTTGATACCGATTGACCGCGTCTACTAACCTCATTCAGAGGGGAAGGGATAAAATTCTGCCCCGCCATACTGGTTAGGACAGCGTTTTTATCAACTCACGTACATGGTCTGCTGAATTGTCAAATGCCGATTTTTCCTCGTCGGTCAGATCAAGCTCGATGACCTCTTCTACACCGCCTGAACCGAGTTTCACCGGTACACCCATGAAAATACCGTCCTGGCCATATTCGCCCTGAAGCAGAGCGGCGCAAGGAAGAATTCGTTTTTTGTCCTTCAAAATCGACTCAACCATTTGAACAACCGAGGCGCCAGGTGCATAAAAGGCGCTCCCCGTTTTAAGGAAATTTACTATCTCAGCACCACCGTCCCGGGTGCGCTGAACGAGCGCCTCGATTCGGTCGGGCTTCATCAATGCCGTGATTGGAATGCCTGAAACAGTACTGTACCGAGGCAGAGGAACCATGCTGTCCCCGTGCCCACCAAGAACCGTAGCACTAATATCCTCAACCGAGACGTTCAATTCCATCGAGATGAACGCACGGAAGCGCGCACTGTCCAGGACACCGGCCATCCCCACAATTCGCTCGCGCGGGAAATTGCACTGCATGTGCGCCTTCGTGACCATGACATCCAATGGATTTGAAACGATAACCAAGATGCAGTTCGGAGAGCGCTTGACGATTTCGTCAGTAACTGAACCAACGATTCCCGCGTTGGTGGAGATGAGATCATCCCGGCTCATCCCCGGCTTTCTGGCGATACCGGCTGTGACAACTACGATGTCGGAATCTTTCGTGTCATCGTAGTCGTTTGAACCAGTTACGCGGCAGTCAAATCCCTCGACAGGGGCCGCCTCGTAGAGGTCAAGCGCTTTGCCCTGAGGAACTCCCTCGACGATATCGAGAAGGATAATATCTCCAAGTTCACGCGCTGCAGCCCAATGGGCGGCGGTGGCACCTACGTTTCCGGCTCCGACTATAGTGATTTTTGGTCGGCCCATGATGCTCCTCCTTAAGGGAAATTCCCTTACATGTTTTTAATGATGGCCTTCCCAAAGTCCGAGCAGGAAACTATCTTCGTGCCCTTTATTTGGCGATGCAGGTCATAAGTAACTGAAATCGCACCCTCGACCCCATTGACGATGAGATCACTTGCCATCATAAATAGAAAGAAATGCTTTCGAAGTGCTAATAAAAAAACGCAATTTAAAAAAAAATTTGCGCTCCAACTCAATCCAATATAGGAGATAATTACAAAAGATCACAACTCGCAAAGGCAAATAAAATCACGCCTTTCTGGGCTCAATCGTCTCTCGCGCCGGTGATACTAAAGACGCTGCCAGGAAAAATCAACACAGCTAGGCAATTGTTCCCTGTAGAACATTCAAAAATAGACGAGTCTCATTCATACTCCGAATTACATAATGCCCTCAAATCGACTTGCGTGGAGGTCAGACCTCAGGCAAAAGTTATTTTATCAAGATATTCTTTCTCGGCGCTTTTTTCTTATACCTACCATGTGACTAGAAAAACTTGAGAATAAGTAGACTATGGCACATCAACCTAAAAAACGGTTTGGGCAGCATTTTTTAAGAGACGAGGCAGCGCTCTCTCAAATCATTGAACTAGGTAGACTTACGGACACGGACCGTGTCCTTGAGATAGGCGCAGGAGATGGGACCCTGACTAGGAGACTCCTTGGGGCGGGTGCCCGGGTCACCGCAATCGAGATAGATCGAGATATCCTCCCTATCCTCGAAAAACTCTCCCATGAACGCGAACACCTCGAAATCATAGCGGGTGATGCCATGAAAATTGATCATTTCACCCTTCCCACGCCGATGAAAGTCATTGCAAACCTGCCTTATCAGATAGCCTCGGGGATCATCGCTGACTTGAGTTCGCGGCCCGATTGGTTTCCCACGATGGTGGTGATGGTCCAGCGCGAAGTCGGCAAGCGGCTGGCTGCAGATCCGGGAGGAAAGGACTACGGCACACTCACTCTCTGGGTCGGGCATCGCTATGAGGTCAAAATCAAGCGTATCGTGCCTCCGGAGTCCTTCAATCCCCCTCCCAAGGTCGATTCGGCTATTATTTTATTGACAGCAAGAAAGGCGCCTCGGGTCCAAGTGGAGGATGAGGAAATCTATTTTTCCTTGATTCGCAAAGCGTTTTCAATGCGCCGAAAAACTATCCTCAACAACTTGCGCTCGTGGACCCTGCAGGGAGGAGAGCGGCTAGACTGGCTCAACATCCTTGAATCTGCGGAAATCGAGACTCGCCGCCGCGCCGAAACCCTCTCGGCAGAGGATTTTGCCCGCATAGCCCAGGCCATCCGGCTCTAAAATAGTGACCACCCGAGCACTCCTTTATCGCTCAGGGGCGCTGGGCGACACCCTGCTCTGCCTCCCAACGCTCGATGCCTTAAGATGCGCATATCCCGATGCTCACATCACATTCGCGGCCCATCCGGCCTATGCTGCGCCCCTTATGGGCGATGGCCGCATTGAAGCCCTTCTCGATGCGGGCGCACCGCCATTTCACCTCCTTCATACCGCTCCAGCCATCTCTCTCGCCGGGGAAGATGACGAGCTAACAAGCCTCCTAAAGAGCTTTAACCCCATCATCCTGTTCACCAGGGACCCGGATGGCGCCGCCTCCAAAAGGCTCGCCGCCCTTGAGGAAGCCGAGACCTTCATCGCCCAGCCCTTTCCGCCCGAGGGTAGCCGGCAGCACGTCGCCGAGTGGGCATTGAGCGCACATGTCGCACATGCCGGGCACGGCGCTCCTAAGGCGAATATCTCGATCAGCGGCACCAACGAATCAAATCAATCTATTAGAATACAGACAGTTAGACATACACACTTAAAGCGCCCCAAAGACACCCGCGCCCCCCTCTCGGGCAGCCAGGTCACGGCACCTGCCCCATTAAAACAATCGCCTAAAATACAACAAGATGCCGCAAACTACCTAAAGCGAATCGGAGCCCCAGCCGCGCCCCTCCTCGCCATCCATCCAGGCGGAGGAGGCCGCCCCAAATGGCCCCCAACAACCACCCTCCTGGCCCTGGCTCTCCACTATTGCGAGAAGCTCGAAGCCACCCCACTTCTAATAACAGGCCCCGCCGACGAGGAGCCCACCCGGGCATTTGCCCGCGCATTCGAGAAAGCCTGGGGCGTTGAAATACTCCGCCTCGTGTCCCCCCCGCTAGATATCCTCTCGGCCGTTCTCGCCCGCGCCGCTGCCTACATCGGCGGTGATTCCGGCATCGCTCACCTCGCCGCCCTCTCGGGCGCGCCAAGCCTCGCCCTCTTCGGCCCTGCCTCAGACCCGGCCAGATGGGCCCCGATAGGCCCCCGCGCTGCCTTTATTTTTTGGGATAATCCAGATGAAGGGATCAAGAAACTAGATGAGCTTACAGACTTAAACGTATGATTAAAATAAGATTATAGGCGTGCAAAACTTTCTGTTTGCCCCTCCGTCACAGATCCAGCTTAAAGCACACCCCCTGCACATTTCAGAAAAGTAAAGGGGCCCCAAGATAAGGGTTAGTAATCTGGGTTCTTACCTCACCCCGCCTCCGCCATCGCCGCCTCAGCCTTTTCAAGCCAAAAGGCCATCTCCATATCGCGGTACATATCCATCGCGGTGGTGAGCTCATTACGTCCCTCATCTTCCCGGCCCGTCTTGCCGTACAGCGCACCGAGTCCCTTGCGGCAGTGGGCTGTTAATGGCCGCATGCCGAGCTCCCCGGCCAGCGCGAGGGCCTGCCGGTAGTTCTCTTCCGCCTTTTCGGGTTCAAAGGCATCAGGGTGGGAGTGGATATCGCCGTAGAGGCATAGAGTCCAGGCCTCGGAACCACGCTCCTTGCACTCGCGCGAATCGCGAAGAGCGCGAGCGGCGAGGTCCACCGCTACTTCCACTCTTCCGGCTAGCAAGTAGAATTTGCCTCTCAAAGCATAGTGGATGTTGAGGTCGAAGCCCTTGTTTTTTATCGATGTTTCCATCACATCCGATTTTTCAAACAAGGCATCAGCCTCCGAATGTCGCCCTTCCATGCCATGCGCGTATCCTAATGCGGAATAAAGGCGATGCAGGAATATTTGGATATTCCATTCATTTGAAATTTCAATTCCTCGCTCGCTCAATGAGATGGCACTGCTGAAGTCGCCTTGAAAGATATACGCCATTCCACCGGTTCTGCAGCATTGGGCAATGGCGACAGGTTCATTGCATGTTTCCGCGATACGAATCGACTCTTCATGTAAGGCGATGGCCGTGTCGAATTCTCCATATTCGGCCATGCACCTGCTGAGAAAGCTTCGAGACAACATCGAAGGATAGTTTAGGCCGAGGCCCATGGGCTTCTCCCAATCCTTCAAATCCGCAGCAACGACTTCGTCCAAAGCATTCTTCACCGAATGAAGGTCGCCCCCCACGCAATGCGCCATTCCAATCATGGTTTTTCCCATAAATTGTGTATACACATCTCCAGATTTTGTCGCGGCATCTATGGTCCGTAGAGCAGAATCGAGCGCCCGGTCCCAATCACCTGTAGTAAAATAAAATTGGGTTTGCATTTGAAGGCACCGCCCGAGCCGGAGATCATCGTTAATCTGTTGCGCCAGCGTCTCCGCCTTTCTGAGATGGTTGAGGAGATTCTCCACTTTCCCGAGAGGGATTATGGCGCCATGCAAGGCTAGGAAGACATCGATTACCTGCTCATTCTTTTCGCGATTCTCGGGAATATGAGGCACGGTGATTAAGGCCCGCTCGAAATGATTTAGAGCATCATGGTACGCGGAACGCATCAAGGCCTTCTCACCCGCCTGCTGTGAATAGGTCAGCGCTTTTTCCCATTCCTCACCCTCATAAGCATGGTGCGCGAGGCGTTCGATTTGCTCATCGAGACGATAACCCGCTGATTCCTCTATAGCGCCTACGATGGCGGCATGAAGCGCGCGCTTTCTATCCTGAACGAGCCCGCCGTATGTCACCTCGTGCGTGAGGGCGTGCTTGAAGGTAAACTCCCGTTCCGGAAAGAGGTTCGTCTCGTAGAGGAATTCAGACGCCTGAAGGGTGGCGAGACCCCGCTGCAATTCCTCCTCGCTCATCCCGGCAATTGCCGAGAGAAGAGAACAGGGAACGTGTGTTCCGATGACGGATGCGGTTTGCAGAAGCCGTTTGTCCTCGGGCGGCAGGCGGTCTATCCGGGCGGCGAGGATGGCCTGAACCGTCGGCGGAACCTCGATTTTGGCAACGTCCTCGGTCAGTTTGTATGCGCCGGGGTCGCCCGCGAGCGCCTCGCTCTCAATCAAGGTTTGTACGCTCTCTTCGAGATAAAAGGGATTGCCCTGCGTGCGCTCGATTAAGAGCGTCTTGAGCGGGCCGAGTGCGGCGTTCCCGCCGAGAATTGCGGCAAGAAGCTCCTCCGCGCCCTCGGAGGACAGTGGGTCGAGCCTGAGCCTTGTGTAGTAGCTCTTGTTCGCCCAGCCGTGCTCGTACTCGGGCCGGTAGTTGACTAAAAGGAGCACCCGCGTACTCGGCAGGCTCTCGACCATCGAGTCCAAAAGCGCCTGCGTCTCGGTGTCAATCCAGTGAAGATCCTCGAACACGAGGCAAAGCGGCTGGACCTTGGCTTCCCGGAGCATCAGCCCCTTTACACCGTCGAGGGTACGCCGCCGCCGCTGGGCCGGGTCAAGGTTGTTCCAACCCTCATCTTCAATCGGGACTTCGAGAAGGGAGAGGACGGGGGGAATCACGGTTGTGAGCGATTCATCGAGGGTGAGAATTTTGCCCGTTACTTTTTCGCGTATTCGGCGGTGGCCGTCGGTGTCTTCAATCGAAAAATAGGCTTTCAGAAGATCGATAACGGGCTTGTAGGCCGTCGCTTTGCCGTAGGAGACAGAGCCGCTCTCGACGACGAGCCATTCCTTCGTGCGCGGGGAGCGGATGAACTCCCAGTAGAGGCGCGACTTGCCCACCCCCGCCTCGGCGACCGTGGCGAAAACCTGCCCCTGCCCCTCGCCTGACTTACCCAGTGCCTCTTCTAGGTCCTCAAGTTCGTTACGCCTGCCGACGAATTTCGTGAGCCCGCCCGAGGCTGTTGCCTGAAAGCGGGTGCGCCCCGAGGCCGCGCCAAGGAGCTCAAATATCTCAACAGCCTCAGGCAAGCCCTTGATAGGCACCGGGCCGAGAGATTCAACTTGAACAAAACCCTCTGCGAACCGAAGCGTCTCCGCCGTCATGCGAATTCCCCCCGGAGGAGCTATCTGCTCCATTCGGGCGGCGAGGTTCACCGTCTGCCCCACGGCGGTGTAATCCATTTTGAGGTCTGAGCCGATGCTCCTGACCACGACCTCGCCCGAGTTGAGCCCAACCCGGACGTTCACCTCAACGCCCATCTCCCGCCGGGCTTCATCGGCATAGCTGTTGATGGCGCTTTGAATGGCGAGGGCGGCATAGCAGGCACGTAGGGCATGGTCCTCAAGGGCCAGCGGCGCGCCAAAAAGGGCCATGATGCCGTCGCCCATGACCTGATTGACCGTACCCTCGTAGCGGTGCACGGCCTC harbors:
- a CDS encoding SDR family oxidoreductase; amino-acid sequence: MRLKGKVAIVTGASQGIGQVIAQVMAREGARTVLAARSESNLEETAKLIADEGGISHMIPTDITDEASVEKLIKETISHFGGVDILINNSGVAGPMKAVEDISVKEWEECFEVNVTGMFLCCKHAIPVMKEKRSGRIVNISSMTGKRPLVHRSPYAASKMAVIGLTRTLAFEVGEFGVTVNTVCPGATEGERIRRVIANESKALGISLEQAESNFTGALNTLVLPEDTANMCVFLCSEEGRHMTGQDINVTAGLCWY
- the sucC gene encoding ADP-forming succinate--CoA ligase subunit beta; the encoded protein is MNIHEYQGKELFKKYGVTVPGGKVASTPEEAEAIAKELGGTVIVKAQIHAGGRGKGGGVKLAKDPAEAKKVASEILGMTLVTHQTGPEGRFVKKVLVEEASEIANELYVSIVLDRATGRPTIMASTEGGMDIEEVAANTPDKLLKVQIDPAIGVWPSTARRVAYGLGLEGDQAKDGAKFVTNLYKFYDEMDCSLVEINPLVQTKDGRVFALDAKVNFDDNAIYRHKDVGEMRDTDEEDPLEVEASKYNLNYIKLDGEVACMVNGAGLAMATMDIIKLSGSSPANFLDVGGGANKEMVENAFRILMDDDDVKAVFINIFGGILRCDVLAEGVVEAVKTVNVNVPIVIRMEGTNVEKGREILENSGLDFTVGNGMADSAEKVVAALKR
- the rsmA gene encoding ribosomal RNA small subunit methyltransferase A, coding for MAHQPKKRFGQHFLRDEAALSQIIELGRLTDTDRVLEIGAGDGTLTRRLLGAGARVTAIEIDRDILPILEKLSHEREHLEIIAGDAMKIDHFTLPTPMKVIANLPYQIASGIIADLSSRPDWFPTMVVMVQREVGKRLAADPGGKDYGTLTLWVGHRYEVKIKRIVPPESFNPPPKVDSAIILLTARKAPRVQVEDEEIYFSLIRKAFSMRRKTILNNLRSWTLQGGERLDWLNILESAEIETRRRAETLSAEDFARIAQAIRL
- the sucD gene encoding succinate--CoA ligase subunit alpha, which gives rise to MTILINKDTRVLVQGITGREGGFHAGQCQNYSQEFAGGGGAVVAGVTPGKGGQMADGIPVFNTVVEAVAETGANASLIFVPPPFAADAIVESLDADVPIVVCVTEGIPVRDMVNVHRHRQGKDNVLIGPNCPGIISPDECKMGIMPGHIHKKGTIGVISKSGTLTYEVVAQLTEQGLGQTTCVGIGGDPIIGTMYIELLERFEADPETEAIIMIGEIGGSAESDAARWAKENVTKPMVGFIAGQTAPPGRRMGHAGAIISGGEGTAAEKMRVMDECGIHVSKSPGDMGITMARALGKA
- the ndk gene encoding nucleoside-diphosphate kinase; the protein is MERTFAMIKPDATERGIAGKIVSRIEAEGFRILGMRLVSMTKSQAEGFYNVHRERPFFGDLTGFMSSGQTVVLALERDNAIKHWRDVMGATNPEEAAEGTIRKELGESIERNSTHGSDAPDTAAFELGYWFPGVDLGG
- a CDS encoding SDR family oxidoreductase translates to MRLKDKIALVTGASQGIGRVIACRMAAEGARVVLTARNEPNLQKTSKLIAAAGGSSLVIPADLADKKSLVNLIEKTLAEWGAIDILVNNSGIIGPTKRCEEISRQEWDECMSVNMTGVFLLTQAALPAMKKNRSGTIINVGSVTGKRPLPGRMPYAAAKMALVGFTRTLAFEVGDFGITANVICPGSTEGPRIDRVCREMAIAEKISIEDAATTFTAPAALKRFVLPEDHAGICVFLASDDGANVTGQDINVSGGLVWY
- a CDS encoding AAA family ATPase, with the protein product MQCPQCQHENPVESRFCGGCGAKLELLCASCGSASPPGNRFCNQCGESLESPSTLKSPYASPESYTPGHLAERILTSKTSLEGERKQVTVLFADLKGSMELLGDRDPEEARALLDAVLTRMMEAVHRYEGTVNQVMGDGIMALFGAPLALEDHALRACYAALAIQSAINSYADEARREMGVEVNVRVGLNSGEVVVRSIGSDLKMDYTAVGQTVNLAARMEQIAPPGGIRMTAETLRFAEGFVQVESLGPVPIKGLPEAVEIFELLGAASGRTRFQATASGGLTKFVGRRNELEDLEEALGKSGEGQGQVFATVAEAGVGKSRLYWEFIRSPRTKEWLVVESGSVSYGKATAYKPVIDLLKAYFSIEDTDGHRRIREKVTGKILTLDESLTTVIPPVLSLLEVPIEDEGWNNLDPAQRRRRTLDGVKGLMLREAKVQPLCLVFEDLHWIDTETQALLDSMVESLPSTRVLLLVNYRPEYEHGWANKSYYTRLRLDPLSSEGAEELLAAILGGNAALGPLKTLLIERTQGNPFYLEESVQTLIESEALAGDPGAYKLTEDVAKIEVPPTVQAILAARIDRLPPEDKRLLQTASVIGTHVPCSLLSAIAGMSEEELQRGLATLQASEFLYETNLFPEREFTFKHALTHEVTYGGLVQDRKRALHAAIVGAIEESAGYRLDEQIERLAHHAYEGEEWEKALTYSQQAGEKALMRSAYHDALNHFERALITVPHIPENREKNEQVIDVFLALHGAIIPLGKVENLLNHLRKAETLAQQINDDLRLGRCLQMQTQFYFTTGDWDRALDSALRTIDAATKSGDVYTQFMGKTMIGMAHCVGGDLHSVKNALDEVVAADLKDWEKPMGLGLNYPSMLSRSFLSRCMAEYGEFDTAIALHEESIRIAETCNEPVAIAQCCRTGGMAYIFQGDFSSAISLSERGIEISNEWNIQIFLHRLYSALGYAHGMEGRHSEADALFEKSDVMETSIKNKGFDLNIHYALRGKFYLLAGRVEVAVDLAARALRDSRECKERGSEAWTLCLYGDIHSHPDAFEPEKAEENYRQALALAGELGMRPLTAHCRKGLGALYGKTGREDEGRNELTTAMDMYRDMEMAFWLEKAEAAMAEAG
- the mdh gene encoding malate dehydrogenase, translated to MGRPKITIVGAGNVGATAAHWAAARELGDIILLDIVEGVPQGKALDLYEAAPVEGFDCRVTGSNDYDDTKDSDIVVVTAGIARKPGMSRDDLISTNAGIVGSVTDEIVKRSPNCILVIVSNPLDVMVTKAHMQCNFPRERIVGMAGVLDSARFRAFISMELNVSVEDISATVLGGHGDSMVPLPRYSTVSGIPITALMKPDRIEALVQRTRDGGAEIVNFLKTGSAFYAPGASVVQMVESILKDKKRILPCAALLQGEYGQDGIFMGVPVKLGSGGVEEVIELDLTDEEKSAFDNSADHVRELIKTLS